The genomic window ATGGCAATTAAatataactcaaaaaaaaaaaaaaatgctaaagcaGCCATTTCACTCTTTTGCATACTGAAATGCCCACTGCCTACCAAAGTTCCACCTGACAAGTTACCAAAGATTGGTTAATGCACTGAAGGATGTAGGATATATTTCTACGGTTCTTTAGGATAGACTTCCTTGGATTGGCATGAGACAGCTACTGAGAACTGTCACGGAATCAAATTTACCCAGATGACTTATATATCTAGATAACCATTCTATGActagcacagaaaaagaaaggagaaaacctaTTCACTAAATTTACTAATGAATATATGAATCACAGCACTGAATTTGGTTTTCCCTTGCAAGAAATTTCAGacttaaaaatttaaagaaatagaagaattaaACATTGCTGCAGGCAAACATACACCTTAATAATTGAAGTTATACACCAGCAATTGTTAAGTAATCTTTTGGGGTTTTACTTTTGATTTTACTGTCAAAAGTTTCATTTACTAGCATTCTCCAAAAGCAACTCTTCATTCTTAATTAAAACTGCCAAAAGCAGTTTCACAGCAGTCATTTTACACCCATACGTTTTGCTTTTAATACTATATTAAGGTGATTTTTGCCCAGTATCTTTAGCAGCATGAGCAACAACAGCATACATAAGGAAAAGATAGCTGGTACAAAAGGGAGTACCTGGAGATAACAGGTGACTTGCTTCCATTCACTGTATTTGTTCTTTCCCAAGGCTTTCTTGTTAGTTCTGGAAAACATAGTGAGAAGATTAAAAACTCTTTTTCTATTCGTTGTGTAATTTATGTGAGGAAACTTCAAGTTCCTGGCAACTTAAGTCAGCTGCTGTTAGGTTTTTTGTTACTACATTGCATTAGGTTTTTCATACTAAACTACCTCCTGTTGTATTCATCTTATTTTTAGTCATACTACCATTTATGTTGCGATAGCATTTTAAAGTCTCACTTTTGTTCTAGACATTGTAAATGTCATTTGATTCTTAATCCAACTGGGAGAAAGTCTGCCTATACTTTAAGTATCTGATTGCTTCAGTTGTGAAACACGGAATTCTGGAACTATAACCAAATACCTTAAAACACTAGGGGAAGATGTTTCTAAGGTAAAGGAGTTTTCCTGAGCTGTTAATGAATTATAGAAGATTAATTCAGTGTCAATTTCAATGAAGAGACAGCAGGCATGATACAACCTCACACAGATAAAATACCTTTCAGCAACAAggtatttattttccaaagtctTGTCCCCAAAAAGACAAAAAGTTGCAATATGCAATTTCCCCCTTTCAAAATAATACAGACTCAAAAATAAAGGTACGTTGCCCTAGGATCCAGAAGAGATCATAGTTTACTCACCACCCATGATACCAGACAAAGTTTTACTGTGCATCTCTTCTCCCATCCGGGCAGCTTATACTCTATGGGCAAGCAGTCTATTACACACTGCGGAAGAGGACTTTTGGGCCTAGTTTATAGGCATAAGTCTAATTTGTAGTCAAGTTTAAAAAGCCCAACCTATCTTTATATGTGCTTATGCTTCACTTTCCATTATGGAGCCTGCTTTCAGTTCTGCTTAGAATGCTCTCAAATAAACTTTGACTTGTTATCCTGAGTTTATTACAGCGATCTAAAGTCACATGTGAAAGCCAGCTTTATTGTGCAGGTTGGTTTGTCAACAGCAGACAGACAGAAATCACAGCCAAAAGAAGGCAAACAGTTCAGTTAAGGACTGTTTATTTTGTGTTCTCACATGGTGAAtgagattgattttttttcctttagtggtCTCACCTAACCCCTTCCTCAGGACATACCTATCACCACAAATGCTTCATTCCTTATGGATCAGGTTTTCATTCCTTACAATCTGCACAAGTTAAAACAGTCCTTCTGTAGTGTGAATTGTTATTACTTACTTGCTATCATTACTTACTCAGGACTTTAATGTGCCACTGATATTAGTCTTTATTTCAgatctgggtttgttttgttccttttctcttgTACTGCTCAGCTCTGCTAAGCTGGGCAAGCTAACAGGCAGAAATGCCCTTTCAGAGTCTCATATTGACCAGACAGTTCTCTGGGATGCAGCTAGATCCTGAGAAGAGTATCTGAATTGCAGACGCCTGCTAGCATAGCCTGTGACCCAGCCTACTACAGGTTGCCAGTGCTAGTAGTAAGTCTTAAGCTTAATTTGATATAGCAGGCTTCAGGACTTGTCCTGCCAAGGAGTTATTTTAGCTCTATCTGCAAAATTGAGAAACTGCTATGGCTACAGCTTGCTGAAGGACCCCATGATTATCCTTACCTAGCTGAAACAGTGACATTATCCAAGGGTCATATATCTGTTGCCTAACCCATGGTTTTGAGCTTGTTTATATTATTTCTTAACACGCTGTAACTTAGGTTTTACTTAGCTTTATGTGACTGTTTCTTCCCCTAGAAAGAATACACCATATACAAAAAAGGACTAGTATGTGTAAGTAATCATGGTGTAACTCTCCCTGTAAGCAACAGGGGGAGAGAGAGTACAGCCCCTTAACAGAGTTGAAAtgtgtcaaaataaatgaaaggagaCCCAAGCACAGGACAGAAGAAATGTCTCCCCTTTCAACATCATACTCCTGACAAAGAATGTGGAACTCTGATAGTTCACCACAACAGCACACAGGGTAAGCGCAACGCCAAAGAAGTAAATCCTAGCAAGTCTGTGTATAACAATTTCAGTTATATTATTAATGGTAATTAGACATAATTACACAAATTTTTGACCTGGCCGCTGCTCAGTATGCCAAGCAGTCctcttaaatattttgaagacatGTTCCAATGATGAGGCACAGCACTATTAGAGCATTGTACATCATCAAGAAACAAAGTTAAATCTCTCCATTGGAAGGAAACAGTCAAACCTTCGGATGCATTTGACATTTTAAAGAAGTCTGATGAGGCTTCTTATTTTGACAACCAATTAAAGGAACCACTCCACTTCCACTGTTTTTGATTTCCCTCTTTGGGACCTATATTATTATTAGAAGTGTTCCAAAAGCAGTCATTTCCCCAAGGCTAAGATCATCCCTGTGTTTAACAGAATGAAATAAACTCctaagctggggggggggggtgggggtgtgtgtggaactTGATTTAAGTCATTTATTGCCTTGCAGTCTAATTTCTTTAGACTACTGTATCTCAATAATAACAggtttccagttatttccatccaGACACACTTGGCTCCTAGCTCTCCTTTTTATACTACAGCCAATGGCCACCTGGGTTTTGTTCACTctacagcagcagttttccatATTAAGGCCTACACACCATCAAGCGGCTGAATCATCTAATGAAGAAGTATACACATGGACAAACAATCAACAGAGAAAGCTAGAATATACTGGAAAACTGGTATATTCATTACCCagtcattttccttctgcttccagtATCTTTTGGGATGACAAACTTCAGGTTACATGGCACATCCTCCCCCTTTTGTATGCACATAGGGGGAGGTGGCCAGGGAAGCTAAGAGTACAAGAAGGTACTACTGaaggacaggaaaagaaagtcTTAAGTGTCACTTGAGTCCTTGTAACACAAGCATTTATAGTATGAATACATATGCATGCTGACAATGCACCTTGGCCAACTACAGAATTGGCGAGATGTAAGCTTTCCTTACCGACTGCAGCAGAATCATTGGCTACACAGTTCCAAACTCTGCCACAAGCATTCCTCAGCAGAGGAATCATGGTTAAAGAATTTCTACTCCATGCACTTATATTGATTTAGAAAGGACACTTGCATGTGAAGGAATCTTTACTAAGGTACCTGGAAGTGGCAACTGTTTCTGTCTGACTCTGATAGTCTTGCACGTCTGCCTTGAAGGAAACAAACTTCTGTCCCAACTCATGCACATTCACTAGCATTATAGAGTCACAGAGTTCACAAACCTGTGCTACTTACCAGGTGTGCTTGTTGAAGAAACTTTAGACGTTGAAGACTCTGATTCTTCCTGATTAAAAGgtaggagagagggagaaaggggggaagaggagagaaaaaaaaaatcacctttgacTCTTGTGAATCTAACAAATTAATCTcaactgtttaaatatttattttgctttttagagaTTTAAATGGTTCTGCTCAATTGTATGTAGAAAATGTGCAAGCACTATGCACTTCACAAAAGAGTggttatgtgtatatatatggtaAAGTACAACTGATATCTCATGTACACTATTAGAATCTTTCTCATAATATAGTACTGAATAATGTGAAATAGATAAAGTTTCTCAACTCAcagttttatcttctttctgCTCTGGTTCTGTTGATCCCTTTTCAGCAATTCTTCTCCTACAAGCAGAAACAAAAGTTACTCAGATCATCATGGCTTTAAGATGGAAGAATGTTGTTTAGTGTAATTAGAGACATATACAGCCTGATGGCTAGATAATTGACAATTAGTGTTTAAAAAGGtactttcaaaatactttcaagGACAAAGCCCTCCTGCCAAAGCGACTGGGCAATTCTTTCTCCTCTTGAAGTCTGTATCCCCTCCCCTACTGCTGCACAAAGACTTACACAGAAGTACTTGATTACACTCAAGTAAAAATGCTATTCATAAAACATTATCAACTTCACAAAGCAACCACATGAGCAATCTGATGTTTATTTGATCCTTAGCCAGCCGCAAACAGGCACCCAAAATCCTACCTCTGTGATGACTAAGCATCTGGAGCACAGCCGAAACAGCTCCTTACCTCCTGGCTAGCAGGGCGCTCATTTCTTCCATCAGCCCACTGCCTCCCAAGGGAAGCGGACCATTTCCACGGCCACTCTCTGTTTTAGATGAAGcagagcctcctcctcctccacttgaACTGGAGGAGTCTTCACCCTGCATAATACACGAAGTAACAGCAGATGTGCACATAAAATTATAGCTGACTTAATGCAAGCAGCAAAGTTCACGtatgagaaagaaacaaatgtaTAAAGAATGCGATGGGCTGGTAGTACATCCTGTAATGCTTTCTGAATAGTGAATTAAGCCCACCCCAGAAGTCTTGATATGCCATTAATCTCGAACAAAAATTACAACCAGTTCAGGAAGACAGGACTTAGGAATTggagaaaggaacaaaaagagtTGCATTTACCCGTGAGACTTTCCTAAGTTTGGCTCCAGCAAGTGCAGCTGCTAGTCCAGTTAAAGGGCGATTTTCTTCAGACACAAATCCCACTGAAAATCCAGaggcggggagagggggagcaggaggtggaAGGGGAACGGGAGGAACTTGGCTAGGAAgcggaggaggtggtggtggcggcggtggaGGCCCTGAAGGTGGaagtggaggtggtggtggtgggccaGGAGGAGGTGGGGCTGCTACTGAGGACTGAGCTGGGCCAGGGGGTAGGGGCggtgggggaggaggtgcagGTGGTCCTTGGACAACACCTAGtatcaaagacaaaacaaatagaCTATATTAAGGATTTAGAAAAGAAAGATCTTATGTCCACCGAGATACTGGTTCTTTTGCTCAGTGTATGAGACATTAATACTGGTAAGGATCCTTTTTATAGGCAAGAAAACACTGCAAGTTTCAGCAGGAGAGAAGCATTCTTATTAAATGCACTAAAAATATTACATAATATGCTATAAGAGATCAGACAGTTTCAGAGGATTTTACATACAAAACCCCTCCAGTCAGGTTCTGTGCTGCAACCAAGAAGAATCTTACACCGGGGAACAGGCAAAGCTTTTATAAAGAGTCAAGCAAGGCACGAGCAACAGACCACATAGGAACAATAAATACTGTTTGTCCAAATGGTGCTAAACACAGAGTGACTTTTCATTGTACTAACAAGCATTTAACATGCCACCCAAACACCTGAACCCTTGAACTGTTTGAGTTCCAACACTAATTTCTAAGCCGTATAAAaatttttcctctaaaaaaagaTTCCAAGAATCAACTTTAATAATTTAATACAAATGCTAATTAGTGAGACAGAAGACTGATGTATTTTAAGCTGATGGGAacaagcttttctatttttttatccaTGATTCCTTTAATGCTTTAAATTCACATTGATATGCAatacaaaatgtgttttgaagaaaGAATATTCTGATGATTACTGTGTTGTTATTATAGGAACAGTTTAAGAAATTGTGACTAAGAAAACAGCCCTGCACATCCTCCCTGCCTCACCCAAACTGCCGTAAGCTACTAAAAAAGCTGAGCAACTACCTTAAGCAACCTCTACAGGCAGGAATTTCACACAGGAGTCTTCCTGGTTTCCTACTCTGCTAACCACTGTATAAATTTAAAAGCCTTTCAACTCCCTTGGTGTCACTCACCATCCAAGTGCACGCTTTTATTCCATACTACAGGTGAGGCCATTTGCCCTATTTTCCACTCCATCCCAGAGTAGCTCACACCTTCATTTCAGACAAGAGAGTATAAGCAGGATTTACTCTGCATGACTTGTGTGTGATGAAGCCACAGCCTGCTCATCCCCCAGAGTCGCGCCACCCACACCTTTAGCTGAGCTACTGCAGACTTACATACAAAGACCTAAATCTATTAAATCAATATAAAAGCAGGATTCAGGTTAACAGAGACGTTTACATCTGTGTAAAACACATTTCTATCATATTGGTACAGTGTCCATTAAGACTGTCACCTGCTTAACCAAACTTTTTCTCTAAAGTCTTTTTATCTATGCTGGTAGAATACCACAGGAAGACCcatcttttgtgtgtgtatgtatgtatgtatgtatgtgtgtgtatatatatgcgcACATGCAGCCATATATCAAAATACGACCACtgtacagaaagaaatgctgtagGTGTTACATACTACTTTCTAAATTTGAAACTACACAGAGTATCAAACCGGTTCAGATTATCCCTTGCTTAAGGTCATTCGCATGTCCAAAGCTGCACATACATCCTTCCATGTTGGCTGCCGTTAGGAAACTAATGATGCTGCCTATTAACACCACATTTCAAATAAACTAACAGTGCTAGGTTCACCAAGCAGGTAGTCGACAAGCTCTGTCCTCGACAGGTGAGAGCTTAAGGAATCAGAATTTTACCTACGACAGGCCACAGAATGCCGGCTCTTATCCACGGAGCTTTAAGGTTTCCCTTACCCCAGTTTCCAAACGGTATTTCGTTGTGGTATTAAGATCACTGCAACTTCGGAAGCATCGTATTAATTCTTTGGGGCAGTTACGGGCTTTGATACCAATTGGTTTCGACTGCATTCCTGATTAGTGCATTAGTAGCAATAACAGAAAGCCTTACCCTGCTGGGTCGTAGGTTCAATCGGCTGAGAGGCTGCCTGCAAGACTGGCTCAGAAGCAGAGGAGTCTCCCAGCACAGAGTTTAGAGAGTTCTCAACAGAGGCAGGGGTagctgcagagggagaagggagaacaCTAGGCTTGGATGAGGGAGTCGAGGCATTCGGGGAGTTGGGAGAAGGAGAAGCTTGAGGTCCAGAGAGTGACAGAGGCGGAAAGGAAGGcagtggaggggggggaggcggcggaggcggAGTTGGACCTGAGGTAGAAGGTGAAGGAACCGGGTAAGCCAGGTTTTCAGGAAGCCCGTTAGAAGCCGTGGGAGACGTAGACGTTTGGGTCACTGGATTAGAAGCCGACACTGGGAGGACAGGTCTCGGACCAGTAGCTTTGCCTGGGGGACTGCTTATCATTACTGGAGGAGACGGGGGAAGGGGGGCAAAACTGGGCGCAGACCAGGCGACAGGCTTTGTATTTGGAGGCAGAGTCGCCGGGGCATTGACGGGAGAAGGGGGCCGAGAACTTTTGTTCAGCGGACGAGGAACCGTAGCGTAATGGGGGAGAACGGGGTGGAAAGCTGAGCCTAAAGATGTAGCAAAACGTGATGCAGAGTGCCTTAGAGGCGGTGTAGGGGGAGTGGAAGTCGGTGGTGCAGAAGTCACTACAGCGTACTCCGGTGTGGCCTCCGACATTGGTGCTGAGACTGCTTTTGCATATGATGGAGGAGGTGCTGAAGGAGGCTGGCAACTGGAGTATTCAGGAAGTGGAGTGCTATACGGGGAGTTGTCGAAAGATGGAGCTGGACAGAAgatggaaagcagcagcaaaggcaggataaaaaaaggagaaagagaaaaagggagcTAATGAAGCAACAAAACCAGCATTCAAACAAAATGTATAAATGTAGACTACAGTTAGTACCAGAGGATTAGGCACAAGTGAAAATACTGTTAGGAAAGTTTTACATATTATCACAGCTGCTTTTAAATTTTACCAACTATTTTTGTGCCAACATTTGAATTTACAAGTACGTTTTACAGTAAGTCTTCTCAAATCCCATCTGTGAGATGGATTAGATATAGGGTTGATTAATCAGTCTTTCATCAGCTTTTATCTTCTTGTTTGGTTGCAAACTGCAAGCAAGTGTAGTGATCTTAACATTTGTTACGACTCCACTAATAAAACTCATACCATAGGCAGCAAGTAAGTATCATCTTTCTCTTCCCCAGAAAAAGCTCCATCGCAAACTTGGAAGTACTGGGAATAAAACTACCGATAAAACCCTCTGCTCTAAAATGACTAGCTCTTACATAGTATTCCCTGACTTTTACCATGAGCTGACTTCTTACATAAATTGAGTTTGTTACTAAAGAACAACCAAGTGCTTGACTAATGTTCCATTATATTACCAAAATGAGAAAGCTTTCAGTTATCACTGGATACATTTCCGCAGGCAGTGCATTATCTTATCTCCACATGCATACAATACATTTCACTGTAATGTTACTACAATGATAAATTAAGCAAGACTTCATACTGAAAGGCATTTCTCACACTACTACTTTGCCTTATATAGGTACATACCTTCTACATTAACACACTCAAGCTGATATGTTTAGTTTtagttgttgttggttgtttggggtttttttccaaattaggTTACAAGAACACATCTTGTTGAATAGAGCAAACAACGATAACAGAATTGTAACTCATCATTCTTTAACCAATGTTGGAGGTGCCCAA from Accipiter gentilis chromosome 30, bAccGen1.1, whole genome shotgun sequence includes these protein-coding regions:
- the ENAH gene encoding protein enabled homolog isoform X1, producing MSEQSICQARAAVMVYDDANKKWVPAGGSTGFSRVHIYHHTGNNTFRVVGRKIQDHQVVINCAIPKGLKYNQATQTFHQWRDARQVYGLNFGSKEDANVFASAMMHALEVLNSQEAGPTLPRQNSQLPSQVQNGPSQEELEIQRRQLQEQQRQKELERERLDRERMERERLERERLERERLERERLEQEQLERERQERERQERLERERQEKERQDRERLERLERERQERERQEQLEREQLEWERERRISNAAPSFDNSPYSTPLPEYSSCQPPSAPPPSYAKAVSAPMSEATPEYAVVTSAPPTSTPPTPPLRHSASRFATSLGSAFHPVLPHYATVPRPLNKSSRPPSPVNAPATLPPNTKPVAWSAPSFAPLPPSPPVMISSPPGKATGPRPVLPVSASNPVTQTSTSPTASNGLPENLAYPVPSPSTSGPTPPPPPPPPPLPSFPPLSLSGPQASPSPNSPNASTPSSKPSVLPSPSAATPASVENSLNSVLGDSSASEPVLQAASQPIEPTTQQGVVQGPPAPPPPPPLPPGPAQSSVAAPPPPGPPPPPPLPPSGPPPPPPPPPPLPSQVPPVPLPPPAPPLPASGFSVGFVSEENRPLTGLAAALAGAKLRKVSRGEDSSSSSGGGGGSASSKTESGRGNGPLPLGGSGLMEEMSALLARRRRIAEKGSTEPEQKEDKTEESESSTSKVSSTSTPELTRKPWERTNTVNGSKSPVISRPKSTPTGQPSANGVQSEGLDYDRLKQDILDEMRKELTKLKEELIDAIRQELSKSNTA